The sequence ATTCCGCAAGCCATTCACCGCAACAGGATACGAAGGGATTTCGGCATTCACTTTGTTTGGAGTAGCATTCAGTTACAAGCCTATCGCGGTCATTTCCCAGCTATTGGGCTACATGAGTTCCAAGTTCATTGGCATTAAGGTGGCGTCTGAGGCTACGATGAAGCGACGCGTGCCTATGGTGCTCTGCTTGATACTCTTTGCCGAGTTGATGCTGCTGGGCTTTGCCATCGTACCGGCTCCTTATAATCTGATATTCTTGTTTCTCAATGGTCTTCCCTTAGGGATGATCTGGTCACTTCTGTTTGGTGTGCTTGAGGGGAGGAAGGTGACTGAGTTTCTGGCTTTGGCCATGAGTGTGAGTATCATTTTCTCCTCTGGCATTGTGAAGAGCGTTGGTGTCTGGACTATGGAGCAATGGGGGATCGCAGAATTTTGGATGCCTTTCGTCACTGGCTTATTGTTTGTGCCTCTCCTGCTCATTTCATTGACCATGCTGTATCAGGTTCCTCCTCCCTCGGCAGAGGATATTGCCAACCGTACTGAGCGAAAGCCGATGAATCATGTGGAGAGGCGAAAGTTTGTGCGGACGTATTTCTTTGGCGTTTTCTGTCTGGTCTTTGGCTACCTGTGCCTTATGGCCTATAGGGACTTAAGGGACAGTTTTATGGATTTGATCCTCACTGACCTAGGCCATGAAGTGGATTCCTCCACCTTTGCAGGGATCGAAGCTAAAGTGGGATTTATTGTCTTTGGTGGAATGATTTTACTCTGGAAGGTGAAGAATCACCGTGCAGCGGTTTATGCGAACCTAGGGCTCATCTCGTTGGGGGCCTTCGTCTTGGGTGGTGCCACGATCCTATTGAATTATGGGATGCTGGGCCCTAAGGCATTTTACTTGATGAATGGGATTGGCCTCTACATCGCTTTTGTTCCCTATCAGGTTATGTTGTTAGAGCGCTTGCTGGCCTCTCTTCATACGGTAGCTACGGCGAGTTTCTTGATCGCGCTGGCGGATTCCTATGGTTACCTGTCCACCGTTTCCCTGTATTTGTCACGAGATTTGATTTCTCAATTCATGGGGGTCGAGATCCAGTGGCTTACCATGCTCATCGTTGCGAGTTATGTGGTGATGACGGTGGTGCCGATTACCTGTCTCATGCAGATCCTCTATTTCAGGCCACGTCTTAAGGCCTAAAAATGAAAATGGCGTTCACTTGGATCAGTGAACGCCATCATGAGAAAATAACTTGTAGCTAGATTACTTGCCTCGTTCCAGGAATACGCAAATCAAGCGAGCTTCTTCATCATGAGGGTTGTTGACACAATGGGGCACCGTAGCATCGAAATAGGCGGTGTCGCCTT is a genomic window of Rubritalea squalenifaciens DSM 18772 containing:
- a CDS encoding DUF5690 family protein, with amino-acid sequence MQNEFNVTRVGKWLGQQPTFVFVLYAMIAAFSAYASMYAFRKPFTATGYEGISAFTLFGVAFSYKPIAVISQLLGYMSSKFIGIKVASEATMKRRVPMVLCLILFAELMLLGFAIVPAPYNLIFLFLNGLPLGMIWSLLFGVLEGRKVTEFLALAMSVSIIFSSGIVKSVGVWTMEQWGIAEFWMPFVTGLLFVPLLLISLTMLYQVPPPSAEDIANRTERKPMNHVERRKFVRTYFFGVFCLVFGYLCLMAYRDLRDSFMDLILTDLGHEVDSSTFAGIEAKVGFIVFGGMILLWKVKNHRAAVYANLGLISLGAFVLGGATILLNYGMLGPKAFYLMNGIGLYIAFVPYQVMLLERLLASLHTVATASFLIALADSYGYLSTVSLYLSRDLISQFMGVEIQWLTMLIVASYVVMTVVPITCLMQILYFRPRLKA